One window of Inquilinus sp. Marseille-Q2685 genomic DNA carries:
- a CDS encoding class I SAM-dependent methyltransferase: protein MTDDPALDTLFLPFRTDALAWPVDGRALLLGARAGAALAEFASPALVCEQSFRPRAAALEATGLTVSTHVEGRFPLVLVLPPRQREAARALLARALEQAEPGGTVVVSLANADGARSVEEDLGRLAGRVDSLSKNRCRVFWAHAGAGDPALQAEWKALDEPRPVADGRFLSRPGLFAWDRIDPGSALLAAHLPPDLKGQGADLGAGFGTLSAEVLDRCPEVTALDLYEAEARALELARRNLEPYAGRAELDYLWHDVAAGLPRDRRYHFVVTNPPFHEGGRADRHDLGRAFITAAAAALRQKGRLFLVANRHLPYEATLEQAFTMVRRVADDGAYKVIEASKGVR, encoded by the coding sequence ATGACCGACGATCCCGCGCTCGACACCCTGTTCCTGCCGTTTCGAACCGATGCCCTGGCGTGGCCGGTGGACGGTCGCGCCCTGCTTCTCGGCGCCCGCGCCGGGGCGGCTCTGGCCGAGTTCGCCTCGCCGGCTCTGGTTTGCGAGCAGAGCTTCCGGCCACGGGCCGCGGCGCTGGAGGCGACGGGGCTGACGGTGTCGACGCATGTGGAAGGCCGGTTCCCGCTGGTGCTGGTGCTGCCGCCGCGCCAGCGCGAGGCGGCGCGGGCGTTGCTGGCCCGGGCGCTGGAGCAGGCCGAACCCGGCGGGACGGTGGTGGTCAGCCTGGCCAACGCCGACGGGGCGCGCTCGGTCGAGGAGGATCTGGGCCGCCTGGCCGGCAGGGTCGACAGCCTGTCGAAGAACCGCTGCCGGGTGTTCTGGGCGCATGCCGGCGCCGGCGATCCGGCCTTGCAGGCGGAATGGAAGGCCCTGGACGAACCGCGGCCGGTGGCCGACGGCCGCTTCCTCAGCCGTCCCGGCCTGTTCGCCTGGGACCGGATCGACCCCGGCTCGGCCCTGCTGGCCGCCCATCTGCCGCCGGATCTGAAGGGGCAGGGCGCGGATCTCGGCGCTGGCTTCGGCACATTGTCGGCCGAAGTGCTCGACCGCTGCCCGGAGGTCACGGCGCTGGATCTCTACGAGGCCGAGGCCCGGGCGCTGGAGCTGGCGCGTCGCAACCTGGAGCCCTATGCCGGCCGGGCCGAGCTGGATTACCTCTGGCATGATGTCGCTGCCGGGTTGCCGCGGGACCGGCGCTATCATTTCGTCGTGACCAATCCGCCCTTTCACGAAGGCGGGCGGGCCGACCGGCACGATCTCGGCCGTGCCTTCATCACCGCGGCGGCGGCGGCGCTGCGCCAGAAGGGCCGGCTGTTTCTGGTGGCGAACCGGCACCTGCCCTACGAGGCGACGCTGGAGCAGGCCTTCACCATGGTCCGCCGCGTCGCCGACGACGGCGCCTACAAGGTGATCGAAGCCTCGAAGGGCGTGCGATGA
- a CDS encoding (2Fe-2S)-binding protein — MPILTRLAETGRPEIRFRLDGRPATALAGDTVLTAILTTADRLRRSEFGGGPRAGFCLMGACQDCWVATEDGQRFRACSTFIAEGMRLVIGPGEAA, encoded by the coding sequence ATGCCCATCCTGACCCGCCTGGCCGAGACCGGCCGGCCCGAAATCCGCTTCCGCCTGGACGGGCGCCCGGCCACGGCCCTGGCCGGCGACACGGTGCTGACCGCGATCCTGACCACGGCCGACCGGCTGCGACGGTCCGAGTTCGGCGGCGGTCCCCGCGCCGGCTTCTGCCTGATGGGCGCCTGTCAGGATTGCTGGGTGGCGACCGAGGACGGGCAGCGCTTCCGGGCCTGCTCGACCTTCATCGCCGAGGGCATGCGCCTGGTCATCGGCCCGGGAGAGGCGGCATGA
- a CDS encoding IclR family transcriptional regulator → MAKESEAPGKSLQRGFAILRALAEAGGEGAKLIRIAEATGLTQATVHRLLQALLAEGVVEQDGRSRLYRLGIDFFALAARAGNPGNLRDLCRPVLQRLSAMLGDTVFLLVRSGFDALCLDRCEGPFPIRSFTGDIGGRVPLGVGQGALVILAFLPEAEREEVIRFNVPRLVGQGFMDEVYLRAEMAKAREAGFAARRDFVLPGMGGAAVPILDREGRAVAALSIGTISERLGEDRLPTVVEILKREAAAIGPRLNPFDPALRRPAQLLGSAGRGG, encoded by the coding sequence ATGGCGAAAGAGAGCGAAGCCCCGGGCAAGAGCCTGCAGCGCGGCTTCGCCATCCTGCGGGCCCTGGCCGAGGCGGGCGGGGAAGGAGCGAAGCTGATCCGCATCGCCGAGGCCACCGGCCTGACCCAGGCGACGGTCCATCGACTGCTGCAGGCGCTGCTGGCCGAGGGGGTGGTCGAGCAGGACGGGCGCAGCCGGCTGTACCGGCTCGGCATCGACTTCTTCGCCCTGGCGGCGCGGGCCGGGAACCCCGGCAACTTGCGCGACCTGTGCCGGCCGGTGCTGCAGCGCCTGTCCGCGATGCTCGGAGACACCGTGTTCCTGCTGGTGCGCAGCGGCTTCGACGCGCTGTGCCTGGATCGCTGCGAGGGGCCGTTCCCGATCCGCTCCTTCACCGGCGACATCGGCGGCCGGGTGCCGCTCGGGGTCGGCCAGGGGGCGCTGGTGATCCTGGCTTTCCTGCCGGAGGCGGAGCGCGAGGAGGTGATCCGCTTCAACGTCCCGCGCCTGGTCGGCCAGGGCTTCATGGACGAGGTCTATCTACGCGCCGAGATGGCGAAGGCGCGGGAGGCCGGCTTTGCCGCCCGGCGCGACTTCGTGCTGCCCGGCATGGGCGGCGCGGCGGTGCCGATCCTGGACCGGGAAGGCCGGGCGGTGGCGGCGCTCAGCATCGGCACGATCTCGGAGCGGCTGGGCGAGGACCGGCTGCCGACCGTGGTCGAGATCCTCAAGCGCGAGGCGGCGGCGATCGGCCCGCGCCTCAACCCGTTCGACCCGGCCCTGCGCCGGCCGGCCCAACTGCTGGGCAGCGCCGGCCGGGGCGGGTAA
- a CDS encoding ABC transporter ATP-binding protein: MTFLRLERISKLYGDVAAVADLDLTVERGEFVSLLGPSGCGKTTTLQMVAGFVPATTGRIVLDGQDLTRVKPNRRGLGVVFQSYALFPHMTVADNVAFGLEMRGIAKPERAKRVEEALALVHLDHLAGRYPRALSGGQRQRVALARALVIEPPVLLLDEPLSNLDAKLREAMQFELRQIQRRTGTTTIMVTHDQAEALSISDRVVVMERGRITQIDQPYRMYEHPRSRFISDFVGKANLLDGVVAQAGATARVTVGDATLEVPGDGLPAGARVLLCLRPEKLSLGAPGTGRLPGTVSRRYFLGSQWLYHLDSPAGELLAAAPNLGGEPLAEGAHAGIDWAPDMVRVLCDAEAAEAVR, encoded by the coding sequence GTGACCTTTCTCCGTCTCGAGCGGATCTCGAAGCTCTATGGCGACGTCGCCGCAGTCGCCGATCTCGACCTGACCGTGGAGCGCGGCGAGTTCGTCTCTCTGCTCGGCCCGTCCGGCTGCGGCAAGACCACGACGCTGCAGATGGTCGCCGGCTTCGTCCCGGCCACCACCGGGCGGATCGTGCTGGACGGGCAGGACCTGACCCGGGTGAAGCCGAACCGCCGCGGCCTCGGCGTGGTGTTCCAGAGCTACGCCCTGTTCCCGCACATGACCGTGGCCGACAACGTCGCCTTCGGCCTGGAGATGCGCGGCATCGCGAAGCCGGAGCGGGCGAAGCGGGTCGAGGAGGCGCTGGCGCTGGTCCATCTCGACCACCTCGCCGGCCGCTATCCGCGGGCCCTGTCCGGCGGGCAGCGCCAGCGCGTCGCCCTGGCCCGCGCCCTGGTCATCGAGCCGCCGGTGCTGCTGCTGGACGAGCCCTTGTCCAACCTGGACGCCAAGCTGCGCGAGGCGATGCAGTTCGAGCTGCGCCAGATCCAGCGCCGCACCGGCACCACCACGATCATGGTCACCCACGACCAGGCCGAGGCGCTGTCGATCAGCGACCGGGTGGTGGTGATGGAGCGCGGCCGCATCACCCAGATCGATCAGCCCTACCGGATGTATGAGCATCCGCGCAGCCGCTTCATCTCCGACTTCGTCGGCAAGGCCAACCTGCTGGACGGGGTGGTGGCCCAGGCCGGCGCCACGGCCCGGGTGACGGTCGGCGACGCGACGCTGGAGGTGCCGGGCGACGGCCTGCCCGCCGGCGCTCGCGTGCTGCTGTGCCTGCGGCCGGAGAAGCTGTCGCTGGGCGCGCCCGGCACCGGAAGGCTGCCCGGCACGGTGTCGCGCCGCTACTTCCTGGGCAGCCAGTGGCTGTACCACCTGGACAGCCCGGCCGGCGAGCTGCTGGCCGCTGCGCCGAACCTCGGCGGCGAGCCGCTGGCCGAGGGCGCGCACGCCGGCATCGACTGGGCGCCGGACATGGTCCGGGTGCTGTGCGACGCCGAAGCGGCCGAGGCCGTCCGATGA
- a CDS encoding pseudouridine synthase gives MKLVRYLANLGYGSRKQVEALLRDGRVTDAEGRPLGAETQPEHEAIRIDGRPLDPPPGAVLMLNKPAGYTCSTSDPGRVVYELLPPRFRLRNPIIAPVGRLDRDTTGLLLLTDDGPLLHRIISPKSRIPKIYEAELARDLSGEEAVVFASGTLMLRSETTPLEPAVLEPLGPRRARLTVTEGRYHQVRRMFAAVGNHVEALHRAGIGGLGLEDLAEGRWRLLVPAEVAAVFKPTAS, from the coding sequence ATGAAGCTGGTCCGCTATCTCGCCAATCTCGGCTACGGCAGCCGCAAGCAGGTGGAAGCATTGCTGCGCGACGGCCGCGTCACCGATGCCGAGGGCCGGCCGCTGGGTGCCGAGACGCAGCCGGAGCACGAGGCGATCCGGATCGACGGCCGGCCGCTCGACCCGCCGCCGGGCGCGGTGCTGATGCTGAACAAGCCGGCCGGCTACACCTGCTCGACCAGCGATCCGGGACGGGTGGTCTATGAGCTGCTGCCGCCGCGCTTCCGCCTGCGCAACCCGATCATCGCCCCGGTCGGGCGGCTGGACCGCGACACCACCGGCCTCCTGCTGCTGACCGATGACGGGCCGCTGCTGCACCGGATCATCTCGCCGAAAAGCCGGATCCCGAAGATCTATGAGGCGGAGCTGGCGCGCGATCTGAGCGGGGAGGAGGCGGTGGTCTTCGCCTCCGGCACGCTGATGCTGCGGTCGGAGACAACGCCGCTGGAGCCGGCGGTGCTGGAACCGCTCGGGCCGCGGCGCGCCCGGCTGACTGTGACCGAGGGCCGTTACCACCAGGTCCGGCGGATGTTCGCGGCGGTCGGCAACCATGTCGAAGCCCTGCATCGGGCCGGCATCGGCGGCCTCGGCCTCGAAGATCTGGCAGAAGGCCGGTGGCGGTTGCTGGTCCCGGCGGAGGTGGCGGCAGTGTTCAAGCCGACGGCGTCGTGA
- a CDS encoding ABC transporter permease, which translates to MSRNGPLALVFHTLVVIFMLAPLAIVCLVAFTPESTLSLPTAGASLRWFAAVFDHPDFLQSFWNSLWLATLSATLSTAIAVPAGIATTRYAFRGRDALNALFLSPLLIPHLVLGVALLQLFSRLGAAGSFFWLVLAHSVVITPYALRLVIAALVGFDRSTEQAAASLGAGAFTVFRRITLPMILPGVAGGWLLAFINSFDELTMSIFVTSPATVTLPVRMYMYATESIDPMMAAVSALMVAVTAVAMVVLDRIYGLDRILVGRQ; encoded by the coding sequence ATGTCCCGCAACGGCCCTCTCGCCCTGGTCTTCCACACGCTGGTCGTGATCTTCATGCTGGCGCCGCTGGCGATCGTCTGCCTGGTCGCCTTCACGCCGGAGAGCACGCTGAGCCTGCCGACCGCCGGCGCCTCGCTGCGCTGGTTCGCGGCGGTGTTCGACCACCCGGACTTCCTGCAGTCCTTCTGGAACAGCCTGTGGCTGGCGACCCTGTCGGCGACGCTGTCGACCGCGATCGCGGTGCCGGCCGGCATCGCCACCACGCGCTACGCCTTCCGCGGCCGCGACGCGCTGAACGCCCTGTTCCTGTCGCCGCTCTTGATCCCGCATCTGGTGCTGGGCGTGGCGCTGCTGCAGCTGTTCTCGCGGCTCGGCGCCGCCGGCAGCTTCTTCTGGCTGGTGCTGGCGCACAGCGTGGTGATCACGCCCTACGCGCTGCGGCTGGTGATCGCCGCCCTGGTCGGCTTCGACCGGTCGACCGAGCAGGCGGCGGCGTCACTGGGCGCCGGCGCCTTCACCGTGTTCCGCCGCATCACCCTGCCGATGATCCTGCCCGGCGTCGCCGGCGGCTGGCTGCTGGCCTTCATCAACAGCTTCGACGAGCTGACGATGTCGATCTTCGTCACCTCGCCCGCCACCGTCACCCTGCCGGTGCGGATGTACATGTACGCGACGGAATCGATCGACCCGATGATGGCCGCGGTGTCGGCCCTGATGGTCGCCGTCACCGCCGTCGCCATGGTCGTGCTCGACCGCATCTACGGCCTCGACCGCATCCTGGTCGGCCGCCAGTGA
- a CDS encoding TetR/AcrR family transcriptional regulator codes for MIETQTRRRRPAAAEAGAARPRTKPSEVRRRELLDAGEALVLKKGIAGTSIDDIVAAADVAKGTFYLYFAGKEALVEALRERFSERFSARIAAAQAKLDPADWSGRLAAWLEGGVHGYLDQVELHDVLFHTPDFLPRQRRVDGHMEPVRGLVELLRDGAAAGAWAVDDPEMTAVLLFYAFHGGVDHAIADGRTDDAAGLVDELQAFVRRALGLG; via the coding sequence ATGATCGAGACCCAGACGCGCAGACGCCGGCCGGCCGCGGCGGAAGCAGGGGCGGCCAGGCCGCGGACCAAGCCGTCGGAGGTGCGCCGGCGCGAGCTGCTGGACGCCGGCGAGGCGCTGGTGCTGAAGAAGGGGATCGCCGGCACCAGCATCGACGACATCGTCGCGGCGGCCGACGTGGCCAAGGGCACCTTCTATCTGTATTTCGCCGGCAAGGAGGCGTTGGTCGAGGCGCTGCGCGAGCGGTTCTCCGAGCGGTTCAGCGCCCGCATCGCCGCGGCCCAGGCGAAGCTCGACCCGGCCGACTGGTCCGGCCGGCTCGCCGCCTGGCTGGAAGGCGGCGTGCACGGCTATCTCGACCAGGTGGAGCTGCACGACGTGCTGTTCCACACGCCGGACTTCCTGCCGCGCCAGCGCCGCGTCGATGGCCATATGGAACCGGTCCGCGGCCTGGTCGAGCTGCTGCGCGACGGCGCCGCGGCCGGCGCCTGGGCGGTGGATGACCCGGAGATGACGGCGGTGCTGCTGTTCTACGCCTTCCATGGCGGCGTCGATCACGCCATCGCCGACGGCCGCACCGACGACGCCGCTGGGCTGGTGGACGAGCTGCAGGCCTTCGTCCGCCGGGCGCTGGGGCTGGGCTGA
- a CDS encoding ABC transporter substrate-binding protein has translation MNGRTTTALLATTALLASGAAMAETKTLYVGMNGGDMEKAYTQHVFPDFEKTNDVKVVVVPGTSSEVLAKLQAAKDNPQMHLAFLDDGVMVRAIGMGLCQKAETAPVMADLYPAARIKDDMALGVTLTVTGLAYNTRMFEQEGWAAPASWMDLADPKFEGKVVFQSLSSSTYGLHGFLMFNRIQGGSEDNVDPGFAKWGETVGPNVLEYIPSSAKLSEMVQTDEAAIFPLTPTAVASFEDKGIPVAYAQPKEGAVVLMVAECVVAGNSEPALAQKLAQYLLTPEAQAKALQYGNQIPSNAKVDGPTPETAAMVKEMRGYLEHAVTVDWDQINAHRPEWNDRWNRTVER, from the coding sequence ATGAACGGACGGACCACGACGGCGCTGCTGGCCACCACCGCGCTGCTGGCCTCGGGCGCGGCGATGGCGGAGACCAAGACCCTCTATGTCGGCATGAACGGCGGCGACATGGAGAAGGCCTACACCCAGCACGTCTTCCCGGATTTCGAGAAGACGAACGACGTCAAGGTGGTGGTCGTCCCCGGCACCTCCTCCGAGGTGCTGGCCAAGCTGCAGGCGGCCAAGGACAACCCGCAGATGCACCTGGCCTTCCTCGACGACGGCGTCATGGTCCGCGCCATCGGCATGGGGCTGTGCCAGAAGGCCGAGACGGCACCGGTGATGGCCGATCTCTACCCCGCCGCGCGGATCAAGGACGACATGGCGCTGGGCGTCACCCTCACGGTGACCGGCCTCGCCTACAACACCAGGATGTTCGAGCAGGAGGGCTGGGCCGCCCCCGCCTCCTGGATGGACCTCGCCGATCCGAAATTCGAGGGCAAGGTCGTGTTCCAGTCGCTGTCCAGCAGCACCTACGGGCTGCACGGCTTCCTGATGTTCAACCGCATCCAGGGCGGCAGCGAGGACAATGTCGACCCCGGCTTCGCGAAGTGGGGCGAGACCGTCGGCCCGAACGTGCTGGAATACATCCCGAGTTCGGCCAAGCTGTCGGAGATGGTGCAGACCGACGAGGCGGCGATCTTCCCGCTGACGCCGACCGCCGTCGCCAGCTTCGAGGACAAGGGCATCCCGGTCGCCTACGCCCAGCCGAAGGAAGGTGCCGTGGTGCTGATGGTCGCCGAATGCGTCGTCGCCGGGAATTCCGAGCCGGCGCTGGCGCAGAAGCTGGCGCAGTACCTGCTGACGCCGGAGGCGCAGGCCAAGGCGCTGCAATACGGCAACCAGATCCCCTCCAACGCCAAGGTCGACGGCCCGACGCCGGAGACGGCGGCGATGGTGAAGGAGATGCGCGGCTATCTCGAGCACGCGGTCACGGTCGACTGGGACCAGATCAACGCCCACCGGCCGGAGTGGAACGACCGCTGGAACCGTACGGTCGAGCGGTAA
- a CDS encoding FAD-binding oxidoreductase has protein sequence MSSTERITTDVAIIGGGIAGAAAALALRRMGMTVLLLERGFCGAQASGVNYGGVRRQGRPPEQIPLAQRAHAIWQRLPETIGIDGEYIRSGHLKLARSEADLASLEAYQDRVRDLGLGLEIVAGNAFRARWPWLGDRAIAGSWCPADGHANPRLVSPGFARAARKAGADIREQTAVQEAVRDGDGFRLLAGDGLEVRSRLLLNCAGAWSGRFAAAFGEPVPLVSAHPNMAVTEPLPRFMDVNVGVEGGGIYARQVQRGNCVMGGGRGVALDADRARPGRSAIGSLLRQAAELFPALRGAQVIRFWSGVEGDTPDRNPVLGPSRTTPGLIHGFGFSGAGFQIGPAVGEVLAELARDGRSPTPIEAFDIGRFAGTAAAA, from the coding sequence ATGAGCTCCACTGAGCGCATCACCACCGATGTCGCCATCATCGGCGGCGGCATCGCCGGCGCCGCCGCGGCCCTGGCGCTGCGCCGCATGGGCATGACGGTGCTGCTGCTGGAGCGCGGCTTCTGCGGCGCCCAGGCCAGCGGCGTGAACTATGGCGGCGTCCGTCGCCAGGGCCGGCCGCCGGAGCAGATCCCGCTGGCACAGCGGGCGCATGCGATCTGGCAGAGGCTGCCCGAGACGATCGGCATCGACGGCGAATACATCCGCTCCGGCCATCTCAAGCTGGCGCGCAGCGAGGCCGACCTGGCGTCGCTGGAGGCCTATCAGGACCGGGTGCGCGACCTCGGCCTCGGGCTCGAGATCGTCGCCGGCAACGCCTTCCGCGCCCGCTGGCCCTGGCTGGGCGACCGGGCCATCGCCGGATCCTGGTGCCCGGCCGACGGCCATGCCAATCCGCGACTGGTGTCGCCGGGCTTCGCCCGCGCCGCGCGCAAGGCCGGGGCCGATATCCGCGAGCAGACCGCGGTGCAGGAGGCGGTGCGCGACGGCGACGGCTTCCGCCTGCTGGCCGGCGACGGGCTGGAGGTGCGGTCGCGCCTGCTGCTGAACTGCGCCGGCGCCTGGTCCGGCCGCTTCGCCGCCGCCTTCGGCGAACCGGTGCCGCTGGTCTCGGCCCATCCCAACATGGCGGTGACCGAGCCGCTGCCGCGCTTCATGGACGTCAATGTCGGGGTCGAAGGCGGCGGCATCTATGCCCGCCAGGTCCAGCGCGGCAACTGCGTCATGGGCGGCGGCCGCGGCGTCGCGCTGGATGCCGACCGCGCCCGGCCCGGCCGCAGCGCCATCGGATCTCTGCTGCGCCAGGCGGCGGAGCTGTTTCCGGCCCTGCGCGGTGCCCAGGTGATCCGGTTCTGGAGCGGGGTCGAGGGCGACACGCCCGACCGCAACCCGGTGCTGGGGCCGAGCCGCACCACCCCCGGGCTGATCCACGGCTTCGGCTTCTCCGGCGCCGGCTTCCAGATCGGGCCGGCGGTCGGCGAGGTGCTGGCCGAGCTGGCGCGCGACGGCCGCAGCCCCACCCCGATCGAGGCCTTCGACATCGGCCGTTTCGCCGGAACGGCGGCGGCCGCCTGA
- a CDS encoding NAD(P)/FAD-dependent oxidoreductase encodes MSGEIRPVIVGAGPAGIRAAQALAAAGLRPVLVDEAAKGGGQIYRRQPDGFTRGAKTLYGTEAAKAEALHRTIDGLAIDHRPNTLVWNIEAGALDLLRDGRTERLPHSHLILATGATDRILPIPGWTLPGAYSLGAAQVALKYQGCGIGRRVAFIGTGPLLPLVASQYLKAGAEVAAVLDTARQADKLAALPGLLRGPTVLAKGLRLLAALKAGGVPVRHGARPLRILGTERVEGLAWHDGEREHRIDCDAVAFGYGLRSETQLADLAGCRFRFDPLNRAWLPERDAAGRSSVAGVYLAGDGAGIAGADAAELAGERAALALLQDLGRSFDRARATRLEAKLAAIGRFRQGLERAFPFPAGWAAQAPDNLVVCRCEEVSAGTLRATATRWNTPELNRLKALCRVGMGRCQGRMCGAAAAEILAAHRGVPVEAVGRLRGQAPVKPIPVAIEDAPEEAA; translated from the coding sequence ATGAGCGGCGAGATCAGGCCGGTCATCGTCGGCGCCGGCCCGGCCGGCATCCGTGCCGCCCAGGCCCTCGCGGCGGCCGGGCTGCGGCCGGTGCTGGTGGACGAGGCCGCCAAGGGCGGCGGCCAGATCTATCGCCGCCAGCCCGACGGCTTCACCCGCGGCGCCAAAACCCTCTACGGCACCGAGGCTGCCAAGGCCGAGGCGCTGCACCGCACCATCGACGGGCTCGCCATCGATCACCGGCCGAACACTCTGGTCTGGAACATCGAGGCCGGGGCGCTGGACCTGCTGCGCGACGGTCGCACCGAGCGTCTGCCCCACAGCCACCTGATCTTGGCCACCGGCGCGACCGACCGGATCCTGCCGATCCCCGGCTGGACCCTGCCCGGCGCCTACAGCCTGGGCGCGGCGCAGGTGGCGCTGAAATACCAGGGCTGCGGCATCGGCCGGCGCGTCGCCTTCATCGGCACCGGCCCGCTGCTGCCGCTGGTCGCCTCGCAGTACCTGAAGGCCGGGGCTGAGGTCGCGGCCGTGCTGGACACCGCGCGACAGGCCGACAAGCTGGCCGCCCTGCCCGGCCTGCTGCGCGGCCCCACGGTGCTGGCGAAGGGTCTGCGCCTGCTGGCGGCGCTGAAGGCCGGCGGTGTCCCAGTCCGGCATGGGGCCCGGCCGCTGCGCATCCTGGGGACCGAGCGGGTCGAGGGCCTCGCCTGGCATGATGGCGAGCGTGAGCATCGCATCGACTGCGACGCCGTCGCCTTCGGCTACGGCCTGCGATCTGAGACACAACTCGCGGATCTGGCCGGCTGCCGCTTTCGCTTCGACCCGCTGAACCGCGCCTGGCTGCCGGAGCGCGACGCCGCCGGCCGCAGCAGCGTGGCCGGTGTCTACCTGGCCGGCGACGGCGCCGGCATCGCCGGGGCGGATGCCGCCGAGCTGGCTGGCGAGCGCGCGGCCCTGGCGCTGCTGCAGGATCTCGGCCGGTCGTTCGACCGCGCCCGCGCCACGCGGCTGGAGGCGAAGCTGGCCGCGATCGGCCGGTTCCGCCAGGGCCTGGAGCGCGCCTTCCCCTTCCCCGCCGGCTGGGCCGCTCAGGCGCCGGACAATCTCGTGGTCTGCCGCTGCGAAGAGGTGTCGGCCGGCACGCTGCGCGCCACCGCCACCCGCTGGAACACGCCGGAGCTGAACCGGCTGAAGGCGCTGTGCCGGGTCGGCATGGGCCGCTGCCAGGGCCGCATGTGCGGCGCCGCGGCGGCGGAGATCCTGGCCGCCCACCGCGGCGTGCCGGTCGAAGCGGTGGGGCGGCTGCGCGGCCAGGCCCCGGTCAAGCCGATCCCGGTCGCGATCGAGGACGCGCCGGAGGAAGCGGCATGA
- a CDS encoding ABC transporter permease codes for MSATIEERLAPAAMVLPATILFAGLVLAPLALTLILSFRVYDHTTGVQDAWTLGQYLTVLTDPYYYEIFLRTFRLSALTTLICIVVGAPEAYVLSRMRSPWRSVFLLVVLAPLLVSVVVRAFGWSMLLGPTGLVSEATQALGIGRVRLLYTETAVVVALVHIMLPFMVIPVWTSLQKLDPATEQAALSLGASPATVLRRVVLPQILPGLLSGSLIVFGLAASSFAIPGLLGGRRLKMVATVVYDEYLSSLNWPLGAAIAVILLVANLAIMLGYNRIVEGRYRQTLG; via the coding sequence ATGAGCGCCACGATCGAGGAGCGCTTGGCCCCCGCGGCGATGGTGCTGCCGGCGACGATCCTGTTCGCCGGGCTGGTGCTGGCGCCGCTGGCCCTGACCCTGATCCTGTCCTTCCGCGTCTATGACCACACGACCGGCGTGCAGGACGCATGGACCCTCGGCCAGTACCTGACCGTTCTGACCGACCCCTACTATTACGAGATCTTCCTGCGCACCTTCCGCCTGTCGGCCCTGACCACGCTGATCTGCATCGTGGTCGGCGCGCCCGAGGCCTATGTGCTGAGCCGGATGCGCAGCCCGTGGCGGTCGGTCTTCCTCCTGGTGGTGCTGGCGCCGCTCCTGGTCTCGGTCGTGGTCCGCGCCTTCGGCTGGAGCATGCTGCTGGGCCCGACCGGGCTGGTGAGCGAGGCGACGCAGGCGCTGGGCATCGGCCGCGTCCGGCTGCTCTACACCGAGACCGCGGTGGTGGTGGCGCTGGTGCACATCATGCTGCCCTTCATGGTCATTCCGGTCTGGACCTCGCTGCAGAAGCTGGACCCGGCGACCGAGCAGGCGGCGCTGTCGCTGGGCGCGTCCCCCGCCACCGTGCTGCGCCGGGTGGTGCTGCCGCAGATCCTGCCCGGCCTCCTGTCCGGCAGCCTGATCGTGTTCGGCCTGGCCGCCAGCTCCTTCGCCATCCCCGGCCTGCTCGGCGGTCGGCGGCTGAAGATGGTCGCGACCGTGGTCTATGACGAATATCTGAGCTCGCTGAACTGGCCGCTGGGCGCCGCCATCGCGGTGATCCTGCTGGTCGCCAACCTGGCCATCATGCTCGGCTACAACCGGATCGTCGAAGGACGATACCGGCAAACCCTTGGGTGA